CGATCCTGGGTCTCGAACCCTCGGAGATCCTCACCTTCCGCGACGAGGCGCCGGATCTGGTGTCCCCGCACCTGCGCGACCAGGCCCGTGTGGTCGCGAGCCGGGCGCGGCTCTTCGAGGAGTTCGTGGCGCAAGAGGCACAGCGGTTGGGAACCCTGGGGTTCGACGCGAAGCCGCGCCGGCTCTTGGTCCACGGCCACTGTCACGCCAAGGCGCTCTGCGGTATGCGCCCGCTCCTCGAAACCCTCGCGATCCTGCCCGAAGCCCGCACCGAGGCGATCTCCTCCGGCTGCTGCGGGATGGCCGGGGCCTTCGGCTATGAATCGGAGCACCACGAGCTGTCGATGCGGATCGGCGAGCTGGTCTTGTTCCCCGCCATCCGCCGCGCGGCCCCGGACACCCTGGTCGTCGCAAACGGCACCAGTTGCCGACATCAGATCCGGGACGGCGTCGGGCGGCGTGCCCTGCACCCGGCCGAGGTGTTGCGGATGGCGTTGTCGAACTGATGCCCCCTATCACTCGCGCACGCGGCACCGATCGGAGAGCGTCGAGCTCGACCATCGCCCGCCGCGACGGCGTCCGAACGGCTTCCGGATACGGAAAGGATCACGGGGCACGTGCCGTAAAATAATGAGACTGACGACATGGCCGGTGCCAATAGCTGCGGTAGACTTTTTACCAGTTACTCGCGCAGAAACAAGGAGCGGGTCTATCCTTTAGCCGACGCCTTGGCCCAGGCGGGCATCGACATCTGGATCGACCGCGAGGAGATTGATCCCCTCGACGATTTCCCCGCCCACATCCGTGATGGCTTGGCGCGCTCTCACGCCCTACTGGCCTGGTACACCAGAGTATGCCCAATCGAGTTATTGCCAGAAGGAGCTCACCGCCGCGTGGATTTGCACGAAGCGGCTGACCCGCGACACCCTCTCTCGCATCCTCATCGTCAACCCCGAAGAAGGCGTTGCGCACATCGCCGTGGGCGATGTCGGGCGACAAAACTACCTTGCCGCGCCGAAGGACGCAGCTTCCTATGAGAAGTTCATCCAGACGATCCGCGACAAGCTGGCCGGCCTTTCGGGTAACTTTGCTGCGCTCCATGAGTTTAAGAGGCCGGACTGGCATCCCGCGTCACAACCCGGATCGTCACGGTTCGTCGGTCGGTTGCAGGAACTCTGGCGCATCCACACCGCGCTTAACCCGGTGGGCATCTCGGATCACGAAAACCCCAGCGTGATGGTTCAGCTCACTGGACTGGGTGGGATCGGCAAAAGCCTGCTGGCCATCGAATACGCCAAGCGCTTTGGTGCAGCCTATCCCGGGGGCATCCACTGGCTGCGCGCCTATGGGTTCGATTCCCAGAAGCCGGCGGACTCCGAAGCCCAGGAGCGCGAACGTCGAGATCAAATCGAAGGGTGTAGCTCTGATACTGAGACCTCAATGCACCGTTCGTTTAGGCAATAGCACGACATTCTCGGGGATCTCGACGATGCGTTGGTAGGTGCTGGACAACAACTTCCAGGCACGCGCGAAACGCTCGCTTTGGTGGAGGGCGCGCAGCGTCAAGATGGCCTGCCCCCGGCCTGGCGCCAACGCATTCCCGAGCGTTTCATCCGTTGGGTCGCGAGTGTCTTGCACGCGGCTTCCACCACCCCTGAACCAATGGGGAGGTTCTGCGCTTGCACCTTCGCAAAGCGCACGCGGTGACGGTGGCGGCGGAAGTAGGCAAGCTCGGTCGAGAGCTTTCTCTTGCGCGGGTGGGTGTCTCTGAGATGGCAGAGCGCCCGGATGACCTTCTCGGCCCCGCAGGACCCCGGGTGTGCTTGCCTTGCGCCTTGGCGCCCTGGCGCTTCTGTGTGCGCGCCCCGTCCTTCATCGGGACCATCACCCCATCGAGGGAGATGGCCACCGTGACGGCTTCCGGGGCGCCGTCTCCTCCGCGCGTAACGCCGCCTCGAACCGCTCGCGCTCGGCTTCCCAGCGCTGACTCAGCTGCTTGGGTAGCCGGTCCAGGCTCGATTTCATCCTGTACCTCCCAAAAGCATTACATCCATGTAATCCCGGTTCGAGGGGGTCATGTTCCCCAATTCCCGGAACAAATCCTCCCCTTCTTGCGGCGTCAGATGCGCTACCACAAAGGCAGCCTGCCCGGCCCCGAGCGGCGTCCAGCGCCCCTCCACTATCCCCGCCCGTAGCTCCAGCGGGCACAGCGTCCGCTCCCCTTCACCCCCGCGCCGATATAAACTCCGCATCGC
This region of Pseudomonadota bacterium genomic DNA includes:
- a CDS encoding ATP-binding protein, yielding MMAWRALTPYWPGTPEYAQSSYCQKELTAAWICTKRLTRDTLSRILIVNPEEGVAHIAVGDVGRQNYLAAPKDAASYEKFIQTIRDKLAGLSGNFAALHEFKRPDWHPASQPGSSRFVGRLQELWRIHTALNPVGISDHENPSVMVQLTGLGGIGKSLLAIEYAKRFGAAYPGGIHWLRAYGFDSQKPADSEAQERERRDQIEGCSSDTETSMHRSFRQ